AACCATGAGATGGACCAGAAATGTTCCCGGGAGCAAGTGGTTCGTTTTTGGGGAATGCCGGGCCGCTACTACAGCTTTGATCGAGGTGGCTTTCACTTTGTTGTCATGGATGGAAACGACCCTGATCCCCAGAATCCCGGAGAGCGCTATCCGTCAGGGATTGATCTAGAGCAATTGGAGTGGCTAAGTGAAGATCTATCCAGCACCCGGTTACCCACCATAGTCTTTTGCCACCAGGGTTTTGATAACACTGCAGTCCGTAACAGAGAGTCAGTTCGAACCTTGCTGGAGAATACGCCTAGTCGAAATGGGCGAGGGAAGGTCATAGCAGTATTCTCCGGTCATTTCCATAGTGATTACTACAACCTTATCAATGGGATTCACTATATTCAGATCAACAGTGCTACATATCAATGGTGTGGAAAGAACGTGAATAACGATTCTTTCGGTACTGCGGCAGAGAAGCTTCATCCGCTGATCAAGTACATGGCTTTTTATCAGGATCCACTGTGGGCCTACGTGGAGGTAAGCCACAAAGGGGTCTTGGAAATCCACGGTAGAAGATCAGGGTGGTTGGGTAAGTCGCCTCATGACCTCCATCTTGTTGAGCACGAGTGGGATCATTCATCCGTCCCATCTATAACTGATAGACGGCTTCAATGGTGAACGGAGGTTATTACTCGCTGCAGGGGGAATGCTTAGTTCGCTAGTAATGACTAAGGGCGGCTCCGAAGGACAGCGACGACTGGGTGCCTTCGATCTGGAAGGAGAGTACGGCCTCCCTGCGAACGTATGTATAAAGGAGTAGCGAAAGCTCGAACAGCAACGCGCACTTGTCTTTCGCCGGAGGTAGGGAAGTGCAAGCTAGCTTTACAAATGGGGCAACTGGTAGCGGATCAGAGCAATCCCCAACCTCGTCGTCTTCACTCGTGATCTCGAGAACGAGGTTTGTTAAGGTCACCCTCTCGATCGAGATACTCCGCGATCTATTCAGGAAGGGTTGCTCGAATCCATACCGTGAAGACCGACCCTGGCCCGGCTGGCTGGTTACTGTGATGTTGCCGCCGTGGGTTTCGACGATCGCCCTGCTAATTGCCAGGGCCATGCCAGTACCCGATGTGCCATCCGATTGCGAGCGCGCTCGATAAAAACGCTCAAAGATCAGGGGCTGCTCGGCTGCATCGATGTCGACACCCCGGTCCGCAATGCTGATTGCGACTCCTCCATTTCAAGGGAAAGCGAGATCAGGCTGCCAATAGCATCCGGAGTTCCGCAGTCTCAGCGGACAGAGCTGCTCCGCGCAGTGTCAAAAGCCCCTTAGGTCGAACTCCGGTTTGTCCGAGATTGATTGCCGGGTTGATGTTCCAGTTGCGGAATCGAATCATTTGTCTTCCGGCATAGTGCCTGGTTTGTGGTAGCTGAAGTAGGTGCTATCTTCGCGCTGAGAGCGGGAAAACAGCAAAAGGACGGTCGCTCTTGTTTCCATGGAAAAGTGGCTCGGCATCCACACTCCATCCGCAATAGGATCTTGTGCAAGTTCGAAACGCGTTCCCGGATCTACCCGTGCAATGAGCCCTCCAATCCAAACCGGGTGAACCACTTCAACTTCACCCTTGACCCAGTGAAAATCAGCAGCATCAATCCATAGCGTGCCTTGCATACCCGTCAATGCTTTGGCTAGTTTGTTCGGAGGGTGATACCCTCGCCGAGGCTTTCCCTTCAATACGTAGACTCGATGCGACCCCAGCATCTGCTCTCCCGACAAGGTAAAATCGAACGCATTGGTCAGCTCTCCCATCAGCACGTGATATCGCTCACGGTCTTTCTGGTATTGCCCGATCCGCTGTTCCCGTGCCTTCGCAGTTTCCTGTTTTCGCTGCGCGATTGCTGCAGCGAAATTGTGCTTCTCTCTGGCTTGGTCTTCTGGAGACAGCGGCCTGTCGTCGATGGCTACCAACCGGTAGTATCTGGATCCCTCCAGCATAATTACGTCGTAGGTCCTGGTCGTTCCTCCGTCGCGCTTACGCTGGAAATAGTCGTAATCCTGTGCCGAATCCCAATCCTTATTGTTTGGTTCGATGGAACGCTGAACGATCTGCTGCGCGCTGAGTTGCTGCGCAGGTAGAGAAATTCCAGGCAGGAGCGAAGCAAACAGCACAGCAGAGAGCAGGTGACGGGCGCCTGGATGAGGAGTGCGGCCTATCGATACTTTCAGGGGCATTGGCTCAAACTCACTGCAACAAATCAACGTAGATCACTATAGCTTCGGAATGAGCATTACGAAATTATTCTGCAACAAAGGATTCAGGAAGGCTATCGTTCGAGACCCATAGGGTGGCGTGCCGAGTTGCTGGAGGAAGGACTTTGGAAGGAGACACTGAGGAAGGCTACTGAAGTACCACCTCGGCCAGTTCAAATTTGTGGATTCAAACTGGCCGCGGGTACCGTTTTTATAGCCTATTCAGAGACAACAGCTTTGACGAGGTTGCGGGGAGCATCCACGTTGATTCCACGATCGATCGCTGTGAAGTAGGCGAGTAACTGCAAAGGAACAACCTCGAGCATGGGGGCGACGTGTTCCGGGCACTCAGGAATAAAAATCGTATGTTGGGCAAGAGACGGCACTACGTCATCACCCTCTGTTGCAATGGCGATGATTCTTGCGCCCTGCTGTTGCATATCCCGAAGCAACTGGACGGTCTTCTGATAACGGAGAAGGCTGTCGGTGGAATTGGAATCTCTGGTGGCAAGTGCGACAAGAACTGCGGACCGGCTGACCAGAGCATTGGGTCCATGTTTCAATTCCCCGGTAGGATAACCCTCTGCCTGTGCATAGGCAGACTCTTTGAGTTTGAGTGCACCTTCTCGAGCGACGGGATAATGAATTCCCCGGCCCAGGAACAGATAAGTTTCAACTTGATCCAGCGTCTTTGTAAGAGCAGAGATCTGGCTCTCCCATGCAGGCAGAGCGTGCTGCAACAAGGAAGGAATCGTATCGAGGTGCTTGAGGTGCGACTCGATCGTTGCTGCAGTCATCCGTCCGCGAACACGGGCGGCGAAGAGTGCAAGCAGGTTCAAGACCAGAAGTTGCGTGGTAAAGCTCTTGGTGGCTGGCACAGCTTTTTCAATGCCTGCCTGGGTCGGCAGGGAACAATCCGCAAGCTGCGCCATTGGCGACTTCTGATGGTTTGTAATGGCGATGGCCAGAGTTCCGCGAACACGCGCCTCGCGAAGTGCCTGCAGCGTGTCGGCTGTTTCTCCTGACTGCGAAAGGACAAGAAAGCAAGGAGACCGCACCGTCTGCGTAGATCGGTAGATGTATTCGCTGGCGTATTCCACATCTACTGGAAGGCCAGCGAAGTCTTCAATAAGAATTTCGCCAACTAATCCAGCGTGTCTGCTGGAGCCGCTCGCCGCAATCACCATGGCATCTTTGCCAGCCAGGGCATTGAGTGCAGCAGAAAATCTCTCTGCCCGCAGCACATTCTCTTCTGCAAAAAAGTTGAGGGTACGCGCTATAGCTTCCGGTTGTTCATAGATCTCGCGCAGCATGGCATGGGGAAACAATCGTTCTTCCACCTGGTTTCACTCCTATGTTTTAGATCTCGCATACTTAAATCGAAGTAGGGGTCTCTGACGCCTGCAGCGCATGCGGATCGCAAGGACGAAGCCCTGTGACGCTCAGAGCAAAGAGGCAAATGGAACCCGCGACCATAAACGCGGCGGAAATCTCCAGAGCCGTCCCCAGGCCAACGCGGTCTTTGAGCATGCCGGCTGCCATTGCCATTACTCCACCACATACGCAGGAGGTGAAATTGAATATTCCATACGCCGTGGCTCGCAGACTTGCTGGAATGATCTGGCACAGCACAGGCATAAGGTTGCAATCGAAGAATCCGCGACCAATGCCGAAGCATACCAGGCAGGGAAGGAGCACCCACCACGAAGATGTACTGGCAGCCAGAAACAGTGCGGGTCCCGCTAGCATCAACCCGATTGCCTGTGTCCAGGCTCGTGCATGCCGGTTGGTGCGCGACCAGCCATCAGCAAGCCACCCACCACCGAGAATTCCTGCAAAGGATGCAGCCTGGATATAGAAGGTGGAAGAGAAGCCTGCCATCGTTAGGCTTACATGAAAGCGTTCGAACAGAAAAAGAGCCAACCAGGTGTAGATGCACCAGAAGGCAATTGCCGCAAAACAATTTGCCACCACCAGCAGCAGGAATGAGCCATTGGATGCAAGCTCGCGGATCGCGTGCGTAAATGGGAGCATGCTGGCACTGTTTGTTTTGTTCTTCTGCTGCGTTGGTGAGTCTTTCAATCCGAGGAGTAATACGATGGAGTAGAGAACTCCGATGGTTCCGAGCACGTAGAAGACCCGATGCCAGCCATAGTGCTGCCCGATCCATCCACCTCCGACTCCACCCAGCGCGACACCGACGTAGAGGCCACTCTGGTGCAGGCCGATGGCTCGCGAACGCGTTGCTTCACCGTGGTAGTCGGCGATGAGAGCCAGCGCGGCGGGCAGATAGCACGCCTCACTGATTCCCATTAATGCCTGCGCGGTTAATAGTTGGGGATAGCTGTGTGCCAGGCCAACTAGAAAGGTTACGGCGGACCAGATCGCAAAACTGCCAAGAATGACATTACGCCTGTTGAACCGATCCGCCAGATATCCGCCGAACGGACTGACCGCCCCATACACCCATAAAAAGGCTGTACCCAGAAAACCCAACTGCATGCTCGTCACATGCAGATCGGTACGCAACAAGGGAAACAGCGAGAATATAACCTGTCGGTCCAGGTAGTTTAGGGCAGCCACTACCCACAGGAGTCCGACGACGATCCAGGGGTAGATTGATTTCTTCATCGTTACCTTGACATCGCTGGTAATGCCAGCAGCTTACGGCCGAGCTCGGTCTCTGCAACGCTTTCGCGCAGATCTTTCTGCTCGGCGAGTGTCAGGGAGCGACGTGGCAATATGCAGGTTCCACAGTCAATTCCGGTCCACAGCAGAATCTGCTTGACGACTGGGTGAATGGGGAACTTGAGTAGCACCTGAATAAATTCATTGATCTTGTTCTGGACGAGGCGTGCCTCTTCCCATCGTCCTGCTGACGCATGCTGATAGAGCTCCACAAAGCTCTCTGGGATCAGGTTGTAGGTGCTCCCAATTCCGCCACTCGCGCCCATGACAAGCCCAGAGAGTAACATCTCATCGCTTCCGTTGAATACTGCGGTTCCAGTCTGCCGTATAGACCACAGGCGAAAGAAATCGGAGTCGGTGAACTTGAGTCCCATTACGTTTGGAATCGCACAAAGCTCTAGAATCTGCTCTGTCGTTCGAATGGCCGGCGACATGGAAGGGAAGTAGTAGATCATCAGCGGCAGTTCTGAAGCCTGAGCAATCGCCGTGTAGTAGCTCCGGATTTCCTCAAACGAATAGTTTCCTACCGGTGGCAGACTGCTTACCAGGTGAGCACCCGCCTTGGCCGCGTGCTTTGTCAGTGCAACTGCATCGTGAGTAGCAGGAGCGCCCACGTGAACAATGACTGTAGCTCCCTTGGGCGAACACCGGACCGCAGACTCAGCCGCAATCTGTCTGTCGCTGAGCGATAGTTGAAATCCTTCACCTGTCTGGCCGCACACGTAGACGCCCTGAACCCCGGCTTGATACACGCGCTCCAGTAACTTCTCGAAGGGCTTTACCTCAAATTCCCCTGCCGCATTGGCGGGAGTTACTAGCGCTGGGAAAATACCATGTAGCTCAGACATTTGGGAGAACACTCCTTCTACCTAATTAATATCAATTTGAAATATTTATTTATGAAAGCTTAGTTCCAGAACTCTATTGGAGCGGCTTCCTGGCCGGTCTTCGCCGCCCGGAATGACGATTCGTCCGTGCTTCCACACGCCCGCGCCGGTGGTCACGAGGCCCACTGGTAACTGTCCTGCGATGTCCCATGTCTTGGTGATCGAGTTATAGCGCAATACGGTATGGCTGAATCCCGGATGTTTCTCTCCGGGCTTGAGCACGACACCTGCCATGTGTCCGTCATCTCCGCCAAGCAGCAGCACATTATTCTGCGCGTCACAAACGGCTGGTGCCGCGACGGAGGCAGCGGGCAAATCCGGAAGCCGCACCCATCCGTTCGTTGGGCTGAAGCTCCATGCCTGGCGCACGTAATGCCGCGTAAGAGTTCCTTCAGAGGATGGGGCGAGCGAGGCTCCCCCGAGAATATAGAGCTGATTCCGGCAGCCAGCCGCTGCGGCAAGAATTCGACCATCACCGGGCAGGGGAGCTTCTTCGTGCCAGCTAGATGTAGGATGTTCGTCCGCGTCGAGAGCAAGACTCCAAAGATGAGCACTGGCAGGGGAGTCTTTCGATTCCTGACCACCGAAGACGTAAACCCGGTCTCCTGCTATTGCCATCGAGAAGTTAATCATTGGAGTGGGCAGGTCCGGCCATCGCGTCAACTGATAGCCCTTCTTCTGATTTTCAAGGGCCCAGACGCTTCGTAACGCTTTAGCGTCGTCCAGACCGCCTGCCAGCACAAGTGAATGTTTAAGGGATGCAGCACCACCATAAGCCAGAGGTTGCGGCAGACGCGCAACCTGCTGCCAGTGAGTCTGGTCTGGACTGAGAGCCAGTATGCGGTCATCAAATACTTTGATGCCACCCTGGTCAGGAGGTGCTGTCCACCTTGATCCGCCTGCAACCACCATCACGTCGCCGACCGTCCCCACAAGCTGCCCGGCGATCGCTTCCGGAAGAGGAGGTAATTCATGAACCTGCATGATTCCGATAGAAAGGGCGAGAGCAGAGCTAAGTCCAGCTATCATCACAATGTGCTTTCCAGTCACGATTATTGATAATATACTATCGTCTAAATTGTCAACCACTACTTCGGGCCAGAAGAGCGCCGAGAGAAATACGTCCAAAGCTATTTTGCTTCAATAAGAAGCGGAAAGATAAATGGAGTCGAACAACATTATGTTTGAGAGTTACCGCGAGCGATATCGGAACGAATTGCTGGGATCGGTGGTGCCTTTTTGGCTGCACCACTCCATCGATCGTGAGTATGGCGGGTACTTCACATGTCTCGATCGCGAGGGCGATGTATATGACACTCGAAAATACATCTGGCTGCAAGGCCGTGCGGTGTGGACATTGAGCAAACTCTATAACGATGTGGAGCGGCGGCAGGAGTGGCTGGAAGCGGCGGCACAAGGGGTAGAATTTCTGCGGCGCCACGCCTTTGATGACAAGGGCCGATGCTATTTCAGCCTGACACAAGATGGGCGTCCCGTCTCTTTCCAGAGAAAGCCGTTCGGAGCGGTCTTCATCGTAGCTGGTTTTCTTGAGTACTCCAAGGCAGTTGGAGATCCCGAACTTCGCCATGAAGCCATCGATTTGTTCTGGAAGATTAAGAGTTGGATCGAAGATCCCAGTCTTCTTGACCGCCCGTCTTTTGCGGGGCAGCCTGCCACCAGCAACCTTGCAGATGTGATGGTTCTGATGATGATGGTGCTTGAGTTGATGGCGGTGGATAACGATCCTCGTTATCCGGGCTTGCTGGCAGGCTATATCGCAGCAGCTCTCAAGCATCGTGAACCACGCCACAATGTTTTGCTCGAAAGGGTCAGTCCTGACGGAACTTTTCTGCTGGATTCGCCGGACGGCCGGTTATTGAATCCGGGGCACTCAATCGAGGTCACCTGGTTTCTTCTGAAAGCCCTCGAACGGCTGCCAGATTCGAAGTTGCAACGCGAGGTGCTCGGCATCCTGGAGAGTTCGCTGGAATTCGGCTGGGATAAAGAGTACGGGGGCCTCTTCTACTTCATGGATATTGAACAGCGTCCAACTCTGGCGTTGGAATCCACGATGAAACTATGGTGGCCACATACAGAGGCTTTATACGCTGTGATCCTTGCATATACACTCACGCGCGAGAGCCGGTGGCTCACTCATCTTGAGCGGCTCGATACCTATGCATTTCGCCATTTTCACGACCCCGTAGGTGGTGAGTGGTTTGGGTACTGTGATAGACAAGGAACGCCGACCAACCTTTGCAAAGGAAATAACTATAAAGGCTTCTTTCACGTTCCCCGCTTTCTCCTCTATAGCCTTCAGCAGATGGAGGCATTCGATCGCGCAAAATAGGGCGCTCTCGAGAAGAGAGATTCCAAGGTTGTAGATACGGCACTATGAGGTTTGTCACGCACGATTCACTTCAACAACGGAAGGTTAGACATTCTTGATTAAGCACAGATTTAGCATTCTAGCGTTGTGGATGGCCATGCTGCCTATGGCTGCGTGGTCGTCGGACCGCAGCTTTTTTGCACAAGAAGATCTCTTTAACCAGGGGGAGAACCATGTGCATACCTACCGCATTCCGGCCCTGCTGGAGACTCGCAAAGGAGTTCTCCTTGCGGTGGCCGATGCTCGTCCCGACGACAACCACGATTTGCCGGCTCACATCTCTCTGGTTATTCGGCGCAGCTTTAACCACGGTAAGGACTGGGAGCCGGCACATACTCTACAGGCTGTAAAGGAAGGCGGCGTAGGAGATTCCTCGCTGTTGTTGGATCGTTCGAATGGGCGTGTCTGGTGCTTCTTCAACTACGGGCCTCCGGGAATTGGATTTCACAATGCGTTGCCTGGCGCAGTAACCGGGCCTACAACATTGCAACTGCATGCGATCTATAGCGATGATGATGGAGCTACATGGTCTGAGCCGGTAGATCTGACTCCTCAAGTGAAAGATCCTGCGTGGCAGGCGATGTTTGCAGCCTCCGGTACCGATATCCAGACAAGCACAGGACGCTTTCTCGTTCCTCTGGTGGTCCGGGACGGCCACCACGTCATCCATTCGGTCAATGCATATAGCGACGATCATGGAAAGACCTGGAAGGTGGGCGAGTTTATCGGCGTAGGTACGGATGAGAATCACAACGTGGAGCTGAAGGACGGCGTCATTCTGCAAAACATGCGGAGTGGCAAGACTCGTTCGATTGCCCGATCGCATGATGGAGGCGTGACCTTCGAACCAGTAACTCATGACCCAGCTCTCATCGATGCGATCTGTAATGCGGGAATCACTCGATATCGGTTTGGGAAAACCGACGCGATTCTCTTTACCAATTCGGCCAGCAACGTACGTCGTGAGAATCTAACTGTAAAGGTAAGCTACGACGGTGGGCGAACCTGGCCCCTGTCGCGGACCATCAATGCCGGGCCCTCTGGTTATTCAACGGTGATACCTCTCAAAGACGGCAACATTGGAGTCCTGTATGAGCGAGGAGAGGCGACTGAAGAAGAACGGATCACCTTTGCCCGCTTTAACCTTGCATGGGTAAAGGAAAAGCATAAATAAGCGCTGGATCTGTCATAAAAAGGGCAGTGGGTGGAGGACTCCACCCACTACCCTTTTTATGACTCTCTAGTGTCCTTAAAAAGTCGTGATGCCGGGCAGAGCGCTATCTGTTCTTTGAAGCAATGCAACGGCATCCGGAACGCGACTTCAATCAGCGATACTCGCAGGAATAAATAGATCGGGATCGAGATGATCCCGGATGCTCTTCGAAATCATCTTCGCGTCGTGCTTCCGGAGTGCATCCATCAATGGTTCGTGCGAAGCGGTGGCTAGCTTTTCATGTGCTGTGTGACGCTGCAGGCTGATGAAGGCATAGACAGAGACGCAAAGGCGATCCAGTGTCTTCTCCAGCAGCGGATTTCCCGAGGCCTTCCAAACGGCCTGGTGAAACTTGAGATCTGCTTTTGCCACAGCAAAATGATCGTTCGCTCGGGCGGTCTTTTCTATATCGGCAAGTCGTTCGACGAGCTCGGCTTCGATCTCTGGCGTCAACCTTTTTGAGGCCAGACGAAAGGCGAGATCTTCCAGGTGCGAGCGTACCTCCAGCAGTTGCACCATCTCTGCACGAGTCAGTTTCGTGACATGAGTCCCCTTGTCCGCAATCCGAACAACAAGACCTAGATTTTCAAGACGCAGCAGGGCCTCACGCACGGGAACCTGGCTTACATGAAGCTGTTTTGCGAGACGAGCTTCGCGGAGTGGTGTTCCCGGGGGGAGTTCTCCGGACCATATCGCGGTACGAAGCTTATTGAAAACCTCTGAGGACTTGCTAACATTCCGAATTGGAGAGAAGGCATGCATCGCAATAATTGATATCATATCGAACTCAAGAGCGGTTGACCAATAATCGATTATCTATCAGTATTTGACATTTACTTCCGGAACAGGGAATAACTTTCACGAGGAGACTCATAATGAAGGCGTTTGAGCATACCGTGACCACCGAGAAGTCGTTCGATGAGACAGTCGCTGCGATCGAGAAGAAATCGGCAGAAAAGGGTTTTGGTGTCCTGCATACGCACGATGTGGCAGCAACACTGCGGGAAAAAGGTTTTGTGCGCGAGCCTTTGAAGATTATCGAAATCTGTAATGCTAAGTTCGCGAGTCAGGTACTTGAGAAGGACATCAAGATTTCCGTGATGTTACCCTGCCCGATCAGCGTCTATGTACAAGAGGGAAAAACACGTATCAGCACGCTTCTTCCCAGTGCTATTTCGCAGTTTTATCCCAATGCGCACATTGAGGATCTGGCAAACCAGGTCGAGGCAATTGTTCTACAAATCATTGAAGAGGGCCGGGCGTAGCGCCAGCGCTTAGGACTTTCCATCTGGCACGTCCGCCGGCGTGGCCCGGTTGCGAGAGAGCGATAGAGCCTAAGTAGGGGCTATTGACGGAGCGAATCTCCTCCCATTGCTCCCACGTCACACTCCGCACCCGACCCGCGCCGGGAAGTTACAGCCGCGGTGGCCCTAATTGGATCAATCGGCCGCGGCGTTCTGTGTCCACCGATTCTAAAGACAAGGCTAGGATTTGCCGGCGGTGATTGATTTAACAAGGATCGTTGTCCCGTTTACCTGACCCTTGACCGTCGCTGTTTGTCCGGCGAATTTATCGAACGAGACATTTGTACCCTGAGCTTTGAGTGCATATACCTTGCCGTTGACTGCCAGGGCATATGTAGATCCATCCTTCACGCAGCGGCGCGTGCATTCGGCTGGGGTGACGTTCTGGATCATATGATGCATGCCGCACATAGAGTCAGTAACTACACCTTTTACCACGGTGTCGGATTGTGCAAATGCGGTCGCGGTCATAAGTGCGAGAGTGGACAGTAGCAACGATTTCGATAAGGGCATGGAACTTCCTCCTGTTTTGCTTGTGATTGTGGGTGCGGATTCATCTCAGCTAATTTCCAGAAGATGCAGCAGATGCAAACAATGTTTGACCGGCTCTCTTGTCTGGTGCCGAGAAGAAATTGCGAGATGATTTCTCGCGGGATAACAACAGCATCGTAGTAAAAACATTGGGAACATAATTCATCGTTTCAGCCGGCAGCAGGCGCAGGTATGCCAGGCGGTCGAAGTTCTGCGTACGGGCTCGTAGCATCGCCGCACTTATGTTGGCTTCCCCCGCGTTGTAAGCTGCCAATGCGAGTTTCCAGTCACCGAACCGCACATAAAGCTCATGCAAATACCGGGCAGCCGCACGAGTCGATCGCATCAGGTCGAGGCGCTGATCCTCTACCGCATCTACACGGAGGCCATAACGACGAGCCGTATCCGGCATTAACTGCCATAGTCCTCGCGCACCCTTGGCCGAAACGGCCATTGGGCGTCCGCCGCTTTCGATCAGGATCACGGCGGCTAATTCTGCTGGTACTCCTTCCTCTTGCAGAATGGGTTCTACAGCCGGTCGCAGCACGGCCAACCTCGCCAGTGCTGCAAACGCTCTGCCTCGACCTTCAGGCATGCTTGTCTCTTGGCTATCCATCGAAAGAACTGCCTTCTCCTTTTCAACAGGTGTATGGAGAAAAACGGCACCTGTATCCTGCCCGCCGGAGACAAGCCACGCATCCGCCGTGCTCGCCAAAGATTCGCCAATGCCGGCGAATTGCCGATCGGCATCCGAACCGGCGGAAAGCGGCGTGACGGAGATCTGGCTTTGCGCTAAACCAGGCGCAGCTAACAGAGCAAGCGTCAGTGGGATATATAGTCTGCAAACCATCGCTAGTTCATGTTGCGATCTATACATGATTTCCCTCCGTCACTAAGTTCGATTCATTCTTCAAGGCGGGCTTCACTTCAGCATTCCACTTCCAGATTGCAAAGATTGGCGGGTAAACCACAAGCTCCATCAGGAAGGAAGTAAGGATGCCACCGAGCATTGGCGCGGCGATGCGCTTCATAACATCGGCACCCGAGCCGTTCGACCACATAATAGGAAGCAGCCCAAACAGCATGCAGGATACAGTCATCACCTTGGGGCGCAGGCGCTTGACCGCGCCATGAACGATTGCCTCCCTTAGCTGATCCCAGGAATGGATGCCACCCTTCTGCAATGCTTCATGGTAGGCAAGGTCCAGATACAAAAGCATGAAGACAGCGGTCTCTGCATCGACGCCCAGCAGCGCTATGAGCCCTACCCAAACGGCAATGCTCATGTTGTAATGCAGCAGATAGAGCAGCCACACTGCACCTATCGCAGAAAACGGTACGGCCAGTAGAATGATGCATGTTTTGATTGCCGAGCCGGTATTGAAGTACAGCAGAAGGAACACGATAAAGAGCGTGATAGGTACGACCAGCTTCAGACGCTGCGCAACCTCCTGCATAAACTCATATTGGCCGCTCCATTCGAGCTCATAGCCGGCTGGGACCTTGACTCGCTCGGCAACCGCCTTCTTTGCATCGCGAACATAACTCCCAATGTCGCGTCCGGAGACATCCACGTAGACATAGCCACTCAGCCGGCCATTCTCGTCTCGAATCATGCCGGGGCCAGTCTTCATGCGAATATTCGCGATCTCACCCATGGGGATCTGTACCCCGGAAGGCGTTGTCACAAGGACCCTCTGGAGCGCCGAAATATCGCTGCGATAATCACGCAGGTAGCGAACATTCACCGAATAGCGTTCGCGGCCCTCAATCGTCGTTGAGACTTGGTCGCCTCCAACCGCGGACATCAAAACATTCTCCGCATCGTCGATGGTCAGGCCATAGCGAGCCAACTCCTCGCGCTTGAGATCAAAGTCCAGGAAGTATCCTCCACTCGTCCTCTCCGCGAATACACTGGTTGTGCCTGGCACATCTTTTAGCGCCGTTTCTATCTGCTCGCCTAGCTGTTGAATCTGGTTTAGATCGGATCCAAGCACCTTGATGCCGAGCGGCGTGCGGATTCCCGTGGTGAGCATGTCGGTTCGCGCCTTGATCGGCATAGTCCACGCATTCGAGACCCCTGGTATCTGCAGAGCCTCATTCAATCCGCCCGGCCCATAGATGAGATCCTGTGTAGAAAGATGGTCTGGCCAGAATCTTCGCAGAATGGATTGAACTCTGGGTGGTGCGGCCTTTGAGTACCAGCGATCTACCTTTGGCCACTGATCCTGCGGCTTGAGCACGATTGTTGTTTCCATCATCGAATAGGGCGCAGGGTCGGTCGAACTCTCTGCGCGACCTGTCTTACCGAAGACGCGCTCTACTTCTGGAAATCCGCGGATGATCCTGTCCTGTGTCTGCAGCAGCTGACTGGATTCTGCAACTGAGATGCCGGGCAAGGTTGACGGCATGTACATAACCGTACCTTCGTCCATCGAAGGCATAAACTCCGACCCCAGCTTGAAGTACACCGGTACGGTTAGCGCCATCGCTGCCAATGCAACGCCAATTGTCAGCCACTTGTGATCCAGAACAAACTCCACGACAGGGTGGTAGACCTTCATCATTGGACGACTAATTGGATGGTCGTCCTCGCTATGAATTGTTCCGACGACAAGCGCATTCACAATTCTCGCGAGCCAGCGAGGACGGAATTTGTAATTGTCCATGTTTGAAAACAACACTCGCATCGCC
This Acidisarcina sp. DNA region includes the following protein-coding sequences:
- a CDS encoding sialidase family protein, with amino-acid sequence MLPMAAWSSDRSFFAQEDLFNQGENHVHTYRIPALLETRKGVLLAVADARPDDNHDLPAHISLVIRRSFNHGKDWEPAHTLQAVKEGGVGDSSLLLDRSNGRVWCFFNYGPPGIGFHNALPGAVTGPTTLQLHAIYSDDDGATWSEPVDLTPQVKDPAWQAMFAASGTDIQTSTGRFLVPLVVRDGHHVIHSVNAYSDDHGKTWKVGEFIGVGTDENHNVELKDGVILQNMRSGKTRSIARSHDGGVTFEPVTHDPALIDAICNAGITRYRFGKTDAILFTNSASNVRRENLTVKVSYDGGRTWPLSRTINAGPSGYSTVIPLKDGNIGVLYERGEATEEERITFARFNLAWVKEKHK
- a CDS encoding GntR family transcriptional regulator, with the translated sequence MISIIAMHAFSPIRNVSKSSEVFNKLRTAIWSGELPPGTPLREARLAKQLHVSQVPVREALLRLENLGLVVRIADKGTHVTKLTRAEMVQLLEVRSHLEDLAFRLASKRLTPEIEAELVERLADIEKTARANDHFAVAKADLKFHQAVWKASGNPLLEKTLDRLCVSVYAFISLQRHTAHEKLATASHEPLMDALRKHDAKMISKSIRDHLDPDLFIPASIAD
- a CDS encoding DUF302 domain-containing protein, which codes for MKAFEHTVTTEKSFDETVAAIEKKSAEKGFGVLHTHDVAATLREKGFVREPLKIIEICNAKFASQVLEKDIKISVMLPCPISVYVQEGKTRISTLLPSAISQFYPNAHIEDLANQVEAIVLQIIEEGRA
- a CDS encoding lytic transglycosylase domain-containing protein — encoded protein: MYRSQHELAMVCRLYIPLTLALLAAPGLAQSQISVTPLSAGSDADRQFAGIGESLASTADAWLVSGGQDTGAVFLHTPVEKEKAVLSMDSQETSMPEGRGRAFAALARLAVLRPAVEPILQEEGVPAELAAVILIESGGRPMAVSAKGARGLWQLMPDTARRYGLRVDAVEDQRLDLMRSTRAAARYLHELYVRFGDWKLALAAYNAGEANISAAMLRARTQNFDRLAYLRLLPAETMNYVPNVFTTMLLLSREKSSRNFFSAPDKRAGQTLFASAASSGN